The following coding sequences lie in one Carboxydothermus pertinax genomic window:
- a CDS encoding 4Fe-4S binding protein: MSQILKNILRSRWYPLIFQIFTLFFFSIIVYTLITGPASPHDNFGTALTWVLWWPIIPFIFLLFGRFWCAICPFATINDIVQKFAGIKLKVPNFLKKYGIWIIDATFILITWSDHIWGIVENPRGSGILLLLITTGVIFSGVLFERRTWCRYLCFLGGLAGNYSRTGMLKLRATPDICKNCTTLACYKGSKNTPGCPLFEVPRNMQTSATCNLCGYCVKNCPNDSINISFKPPASELWFIKRPRLEESFLAIVIMGIVFVQNITMLEIWQKWQKALTNILHTDNYAVLFTVLFLIAMAVPVVLTLIASKGVALVNKQKSWENFARYGYALIPLDLAGHLAHNLFHLLAEGKSIFYTGLTFFTGQELDNMSRSIVGSSTITLLQYSLLVLGAILSLYTAWKITKNNEPKNTFNVFLPFGILIIVFFLINIYLFMLPMAMRT; encoded by the coding sequence ATGAGCCAAATTCTTAAAAATATCCTTAGGAGCCGCTGGTATCCGTTAATTTTTCAGATCTTTACCTTATTTTTCTTTAGCATTATTGTTTATACTTTAATCACAGGTCCTGCATCGCCCCATGATAATTTTGGTACCGCCCTTACCTGGGTGCTTTGGTGGCCCATTATCCCGTTTATTTTCCTTTTGTTTGGACGCTTTTGGTGTGCAATCTGTCCTTTTGCCACCATTAACGATATCGTCCAAAAATTTGCAGGAATTAAACTTAAAGTTCCAAACTTCCTTAAAAAATATGGCATTTGGATTATTGATGCTACTTTTATCTTAATAACCTGGTCAGACCATATCTGGGGTATCGTAGAAAATCCCCGGGGTTCCGGAATTCTGCTCCTTTTGATAACCACCGGAGTTATCTTTTCCGGTGTTCTTTTTGAAAGACGCACCTGGTGCCGTTATCTTTGCTTCCTAGGTGGTCTTGCCGGTAACTATTCCCGAACCGGTATGTTAAAACTACGGGCCACCCCGGATATTTGTAAAAATTGTACCACTCTTGCTTGCTATAAAGGGAGCAAAAATACCCCCGGTTGCCCATTATTTGAGGTCCCAAGAAATATGCAAACCAGCGCCACCTGCAATCTTTGCGGCTATTGTGTTAAAAATTGTCCAAACGATTCCATAAATATCTCTTTTAAACCTCCTGCCAGTGAACTTTGGTTCATCAAACGGCCAAGACTGGAAGAGTCATTTTTGGCAATTGTAATTATGGGTATCGTTTTTGTACAAAACATTACCATGCTGGAAATCTGGCAAAAATGGCAAAAGGCTTTAACCAATATCCTCCACACCGATAATTATGCTGTGTTATTTACTGTACTGTTCTTAATTGCAATGGCTGTACCTGTGGTTTTAACATTAATTGCAAGCAAGGGAGTAGCTTTGGTTAATAAGCAAAAGTCCTGGGAAAATTTTGCGCGCTACGGCTATGCCCTTATTCCTCTAGATCTGGCCGGGCATTTGGCGCATAACCTTTTTCACCTCCTTGCCGAAGGAAAATCAATATTTTATACAGGCTTAACCTTTTTCACCGGTCAGGAATTAGACAATATGAGTCGCTCAATAGTCGGCTCCTCTACGATTACTCTTTTGCAATATAGTCTTCTAGTATTAGGTGCAATTTTATCTCTGTATACCGCCTGGAAAATTACAAAAAATAATGAACCTAAAAATACTTTCAATGTTTTTTTACCGTTTGGTATATTAATTATCGTCTTCTTTTTAATTAATATTTACCTCTTTATGCTGCCAATGGCCATGAGGACGTAA
- a CDS encoding MBL fold metallo-hydrolase: MLEKISETEIYRVKIPVPFPLKYINCYLTFDEKGWYVIDTGINYPEARAAWEKVVTELGLKWENLKTIYLTHYHPDHYGLAGYMQQKSRARVYMAPQEFTAARGFFIKDPEEIYPKFAEFYLQAGVPTEKSEEIIYHTIRNREMTAPHPEVTFIAPGQKVPFGKYLLTTYFHPGHSPSHLTLHLEELELLFSGDHLLEKISSNISYWPMYSGQNPLKDYLHSLEALKNLKVNLILPGHGNPFSDMLGRIKELFAHHRDRLQEIKKLTEEGLNPYEITLKIFRKNLSPHEIRFAVAEIIAHQIYLKS; the protein is encoded by the coding sequence ATGCTGGAAAAAATTTCAGAGACAGAAATTTACCGGGTAAAAATACCCGTACCTTTTCCTTTAAAGTATATTAACTGCTACTTAACTTTCGATGAAAAAGGCTGGTATGTTATTGATACCGGAATTAACTACCCTGAGGCTCGAGCGGCCTGGGAAAAAGTAGTTACCGAGTTAGGACTTAAATGGGAAAATTTAAAAACTATTTATTTAACCCATTACCACCCGGACCATTACGGCCTTGCCGGCTATATGCAACAGAAATCCCGGGCCAGGGTCTACATGGCACCGCAGGAGTTTACCGCAGCCCGGGGATTTTTTATCAAAGACCCGGAAGAAATTTATCCAAAGTTTGCCGAATTTTACTTACAAGCCGGTGTTCCCACCGAAAAAAGTGAAGAAATAATTTACCATACTATAAGAAACCGGGAAATGACAGCACCTCATCCGGAAGTTACTTTCATTGCTCCCGGACAAAAAGTACCCTTTGGTAAATATCTTTTAACCACTTACTTTCATCCGGGCCACTCGCCCTCCCATCTTACCCTGCACCTAGAGGAATTAGAGCTTTTATTTTCAGGAGACCATCTCTTGGAAAAAATATCGTCCAATATAAGCTATTGGCCGATGTACAGCGGGCAAAATCCGCTAAAAGACTATTTGCATAGCTTAGAAGCCTTAAAAAATCTTAAGGTAAACTTAATTCTTCCCGGACACGGTAATCCTTTTTCCGATATGTTAGGACGGATCAAAGAACTTTTTGCCCACCATAGGGACCGACTTCAAGAAATTAAAAAGCTTACCGAGGAAGGGCTAAACCCTTATGAAATAACCCTGAAGATTTTCAGGAAAAACCTTAGCCCTCATGAAATTCGCTTTGCGGTAGCGGAAATAATCGCTCACCAAATTTACCTAAAAAGTTAA